GTAAAGAAACCTTGTATATTATATATTTAATAAATGTACCGTAGAAATGCAAGAGAAAATCGAATAATATGGGCAGATTCCACTATTTTTCAAGGAATAATATGCACTTTGATGAAATTTTTTGAATTGGCAGGGAATCTCATTATATTAATGGCAGCGGGGGAGGTGCGTCATGGCTGAAAGAATATATCCAGGGAGTGCTGTGCATATTGTAGACGCGGTGGTGAACCGCTTTGTTCAACAGGAAACAACTCATGATGACAGTTTCAATGCACCCGATGCTGAGATGGCACGTAATGAAAGTGAACACGCAGCATACAGCGATAACTGGGGAATTGACTGGTAATTAAATTTGATTCGGCACGCAGCTTACATCCTCACTGCATGTTAATTTATTTATCATGCAGGGGGAATGTACTGTTCAGTCTATAAAGAAGCAGCCGTTCTTCTTTCCATGATTCTTCGCTCAAAAGTTTTTGATACCCAGGAATCAAGGGGCGCTCTTCTTCTGTCCCGAAGTTTTCTTCTTTCAATAAATTCTTTTTCCTCCTGCGTCGGATTAATTTCGTCTTTATAGAGGGTATCAATGATAGCCGCATACCTGCTGACAACTTTATTGCGCTTCACTTTAAGTGTTGGTGTGAGCAGATCATTTTCAATGGTAAATTCGGGAACAATGGCGAATTTTTTAATGGACTCAAAGGATGCCAGGCTCCTGTTTTTTTCATCGATTTCCTGCCCTATGAGGGAGTATATTTCCCTGTTCCGCATGAGAGACTCGAAATTATCATGTTTCAAATCCCTGCCGCGGGCATAGTCTTTGATATTTCCTTCGTCAAGCGTTATGAGAGCTGAGAGATAGTTCCTTCGGTCGCCTATCACACAGACCTGGCTGATATATTTTGATGTTGCCAGGAGACCCTCGATTGCCGAGGGTGCGATATTCTTTCCTCCCGAGGTGATGATAAGGTCCTTTTTCCTTCCCGTGATACGGAGAAATCCCCTGCGATCTATTTCTCCCACATCCCCGGTGTGGAGCCAGCCGTCTTCCGTCAGGGCCTCTTTAGTCTCTTCAGGCATTTTATAATACCCCTTCATTACGTTTCGTCCCCGCAGGAGCACTTCTCCATCGGAGGCGATTTTTTGCTCCACACCGGGTCCAGGGAGGCCTACCCAGCCAAAACGGTAATCGTCAAATCGGTTCACATGACTGAAAGACATGTTTTCCGTCATGCCTATCCCTTCCAGGATTAAAATGCCGGCGGCATGGAAAAATTTCGCGATGGATGGTTCAAGCGGGGCAGCGCCGCTGACACAGAAGCGGATCCTGCCTCCCAGGGCATCCTTCAGTTTGCTGAACACAAGCTTTGAAGCCAGGGCATATTTAAATCGCAGTGAAAGCGGAACGGGTATATCATCGAGGAGGCAGTCGCTTACCTGGTAGCCCGTGTACCTGGCCCAGTTGAATATCTTCAGGGCTGCCCCGCCTTTGGCCTCGGCTCCCGAGAGTACCTTCGAATAGACCTTCTCGAATATCCGCGGGACACTGCAGAAGAAGTGGGGCCTGGCGATTTTAATATCCTCGACGATGGTGTCCATGCTCCGCGAGAGGGTAACGGGAATATTCATGAGAACCGCCGTGTACACGATGAGGCGCGCGTAGATGTGCGCCAGGGGGAGAAAGACGAACTGTTCCTCGTCGCCCTGCAGGTGAAGGCTTCCCTGAACGATCTGTGGAGATATGATGGCGTTTTCGTGAGTGAGCATGGCGCCCTTGGGAACGCCCGTGGTGCCCGAGGTGTACACCAGGGTGGCAATATCATCCTGGCGGACCGCACTGAGCATGGCTTCCAGATCGCTGTCAGGGACCACTTCGCCCAGTTTCATGAAATCATCAAAGGATATGACCCAGTCATCTCCCTCATACGAACCATTCAGGAGTATTACTTTCCGGATAAGGGGAATTTCACTTTTGATTTCATATACTTTGTGAAGCTGGGTCTCGTTCTCCACGAAGATGAGCACGGCATCGGAATGGTTGATGATATATCGGCAATCCCCGGCAAGGAGCGTCTGGTATATGCCCACGGTGCAGGCGCCGATACCGGTGATGGCCATGTCCATGAGTATCCACCGGTAGTTCGTATAGCTGATGATGTTGACCTTGTCTTCTTTTTTTACTCCCAGGGCTATGAGGCTTTTTGCCGCCTTCCGAATATCGCCAAGGTAGCCCTGCCAGGTTATGGATTCTGTTTTTCCCGCCTGGGGAAACCAGGTGTAGGCCTTTCCCTTCGGGCTGGCATCGACGGTCTTTTTCAGCATTTCGTAAAGATTGTTAAATTCTCTGAATTCCATGACAGGACCCCCTTTTTATATATTAAGGACGGTGCAGGCAATTGAGAGAAACAATGGTGAAGATCGTGGTGATATTAATAAAAAAGGTATAAGCCGGGAGATTTTCAAGAAAAAGGACCGGAACAGGGGGAAATAGTGATTTTTCTAATTTATGTTGACAATCCTGTTAAAATGTATTACATTGTCTTACGCAATATTAATAAGGAGAGATGTCATGAATCAGACAATCACCATAAGAATACCGGAAGAAATGAAAAAGGATTTAGATGAACTGAGCAAGTCTGAACATAAACCAGTCAGTGATCTCGTACGTGAATCGATACGTCGATATGTGGCTATTAACAGATTCCGTCAGTTGCATAACATGGTATTGCCCTTTGCCGAAGCCCAGGGAATTCTCACCGATGAAGATGTATTTGATATTATGGGCACATCTAAAAATTAGGTTTTTCATTAATCAAAAAATGAAAAAACCTAATTTTACCTATGCTTGTGCCCACAAGGGAACTTCAAAAATCTAATTTATAGGGGTTCCCTTATATCATGAAGATAGTTCTTGATAGCAATATCATCATCGCCGCTTTCTCGACACGGGGCATGTGCTCCGCTGTTTTTGAACTGTCCGTTGAGAAATATGAAGTACTTATCAGCACACAGATTCTTGGGGAAGTGACGAAGAACCTGGAAAAGAAATTCAAAATGCCCGACAGGAATATACGGCAAATTGTCGATTACCTGAAAGAATTCTGTATCCTGTCAGAGTATACACGTATTCCTGAAAGCGTTTCAAGAGATAAAGATGATGATGGGATCATCAGTCTAGCCTATCACAACGCAGCGAAATTTATTGTGACAGGAGACAAAGATCTGCTGATGATAAAGAAATATAAGGCGGTACAAATCGTTACGCCACGGGAATTCTGGGAAACAGCAAAGAAGGATAAAAGCTTATAAGGAAGCTTTGTTTAATAGTAAATTCGTTATCTCACCACAATTACCTTTTCAGTATTATTTACAACAATCACGCCTCGGCCAGAAACTCCAGTATCCTGGCATGTATCAGCCCGTTGGAGGCCACGATCTGCGGGAATTCCGGGTCTGCAGCGCTGCCGTCATAGCGGGTCACGGACCCTCCCGCTTCCCGGACTATGAGGCTTCCGGCCGCCATGTCCCAGGAGCAGAGTTCCGATTCCCAGTAGCCGTCGAGCCTGCCGCAGGCCACGTAGGAAAGATCAATGGCTGCCGAACCCATGCGGCGGATTCCCTGTATATGGGGCAGGATGCGGTTGAACTGCCGGAGATTGTTTTTCTCGGGATTTTCCTTTTCATAGGGAAATCCCGTGGCCAGAACGGCTATCCCGATGTCATCAATAGTGGATACATGGATGGAATGACCATTGAGATGGGCGCCGTTGTTTTTCACGGCGCTGAAGAGCTCATCATGAAAGGGATCATAAATAACACCGGCCACGACACAATTCATGTCGCGTGAATAAACACCCAGTGAAACGCAGAAGATGGGGAGGCCGTGAGCATAGTTATTAGTGGCATCCAGGGGGTCCACATACCATATGAATTCGCCCTTGGTCTCTTTCCTGCTGCCCTCTTCGGCAATGATGGTATGGTCGGGAAAGCGGCCGCTTATCTTTTTAACTATATATTCTTCCGATGCCCGGTCCATGTTCGTGACCAGGTTTGTTCTGCTTTTGTAAGAAATGATCGTATCCTTTGACCGGAATCCTCCCATGAGGATGTCGCCGGCTTCCCGGGCAGTTTTATCGGCGAAGCTCAGTATATCATGCAGCATAATCAGTACATTCCTCCCACGCCGATCTGAAAATTGATTTCATGATGATCTTCGCTGAGATCGCCCATTTCTATAATGAACTTCTGGTAGAGGAAGAGATAGGGGAGCACCTGTTCGTCTACTCTCACGGACAATTCCGAACCGATGGCCCGGTAGCCCGAGAAGGGCGAGCCCGAGGCCCACTTGTCTTTGTTCATGCCGAACCATCCCTGGCCGTTGGGAGCCATGGAATAGGGATCTTCGTTCCCCAGGTCCCGGAGATAAAAGCGCTGCCGGTACTCAATCGTGAGGGCCCAGGCAAAGGAGTCATTGGCAGGGCTGATATTTCCCAGCGTGACTCCCAGGCCGATATCATAGACGCCCCAGTAGTCGGAGATGGGCGTGGCCGCGCTGTGGTTGAAGAGATAATAGTCCTTGAAGGACATTATCGTATAGTATTTCAGCGTTTTATCAACAGTATAGGTGAAGCGCCAATCCAGCATGTCAAAGTCCAGGGTCTGTCCCTTACTGGCCTCACCGTCATGGGGGAGGAAGCGGGGATAGAAGCGGATATCGAAGCGCATTTTCTCCTTTGTATAACCGAAGAGAAACCCGGTTTTAAAGTCCCACTCCTTCAGGTTCATGCCGAAGCTGAGATTGCTGCTCTCGTGTTGGCTGAAGATGAATCCCAGGCCCAGCATGAAGTTTCCCAGGCGGTACAGAGACTCCAGGGTTTCCTGCTGGGTGATGATTTCCGGCGGGGTCAGAGCCCCCAGGTAGGGGTTCTCGGCGATGAAGGTGAATTCCCAGGCCTTGATGGGGGTGAAGCGGACGAAAAGCGTTTCAGGGACATTCAGAATGGCCCCTTCATCGGCGACATACCGGTATCCCTTATTGCCGGCGAAGTAATATCCCGTGCGGATCATGAAATCGAGGGTGGCGACGATAATGGGAGTTTCCTCACGCTTTTTCTTCGGTTCCTTTTCTTTCTCCAGCGTGTCCTTTACGGTTTCCTTCTCCTGCCCCTTCCTCATCTCCCGTTCCTGCTGGAGCTTTTTCATGTAGGCGTCGGTGAGCCACTTCAGCACCTCCTTGTTGTCGGGGTCGTACTTCAGCACCAGCTCGCCGATGCGGACGGCGTTGATGTAATCACCGGTTTTATAATATATGAAACCCAGTTTTTCGCCGGAGAGGGTCTGGGATGGCAGCCGGCGGAGTGCCTCTTCATAGTTGACGATGGCCTCTTTGACATTGCCCGCAAGCTCATAGGACCAGGCCTTGTTGTGGAAGGCCATGGCGGAGTCCTTATCGTATTTTTCAATGGCCCGGTCGAATTCACCGATAGCCTCTTTGTACATTTTCTTTTTTCCCAGGTCAACACCGCGTTTATTCATGGTCTGCGGGTCTTCGGCGGAGAACGCCGCAGCACCCAGCAGCATCATGAATATGCCGGTGAGGAGGAGAAAGAGTAGCGATCTTTTTCTTTTGATCATGGGCTGTTCCTGTCCGGTGAAAAATCGTTCTGTTTGATTCCAGGTATTTCACATATCAATTATTATGTTGAAGATGATATGCATGTACCTGTAATATATACAGCATTATTTTATTTTCGGCAGAAAGAGGCAATTTTTTTTGTTGAATCGATTCATCCTGGATATATTTGACGTGCTTTCCGCTTTTTTGGTTGCTTTTTTCGCGGAATACCCTATTGAAGAGGTATGTATCCGGCCCTGCAGACACGGGGGAAACAATTCCTCCCGATAGAAGGATTGGAGGCTTCCCATGCATGATACAGGAAAAATCCTACGGCATATCCATGTGAAACAGGGGGATATCACCGGGGAAGAGACCGATGCCATTGTCAACGCGGCCAATCCCTCCCTTCTGGGAGGCGGCGGAGTTGACGGCGCCATCCACCGGGCAGCCGGACCGGGACTCCTTAATGAATGCCGCGGTCTGGGTGGCTGCAGGCATGGAGAGGCGCGTATCACCGGCGGGCATAACCTGAAGGCCCGGTACGTCATCCATACGCCGGGACCCATCTACCGGGGAGGGAAGGACGGTGAAAGGAATATCCTCCAAAGCTCTTATCACAATTCCATGAACCTGGCCCGGGAAAAGGGCTGTACATCCATATCGTTCCCCGCCATATCCACGGGGGTATACGGGTATCCCCGCGATGAAGCATGCCGTGTTGCCGTTGATACGGTGATTGATTTTATGAAATCGGAAGAATATCTGATTGATGTATATTTCGTTCTTTTTGATAATGACAATTATTCTCGCTATGTTAAATATGTGAAGGAGCTGCAGGACGGGATATGAATTATACAGAAAGGCTGAAAGAAGCATCGGACAGGTTCGACAGTATTGTCTGCCTTGGACTGGACCCGGTTGTGGAAGACATTCCGGAAAAGGGGGAACCGGCCGAGTGCATATTGCGGTTTTACGAAAACATCCTGGATAAAATTGTCCAGAAAAAGGTATTCCCCGGTTCGGTGAAACCAAACTACGCATTCTATGCCCAGTACGGTCTGAAGAGCATCGAGACCCTGGAGAAAATCGTGGGCCTGTACGCCAGGGAAGGCATTCCCGTCATACTCGATGTGAAACGCGGTGATATCGGGAAAACGGCCCAGGCCTATGCCCGCGAGGCCTATGAGTACTTCAAGGCCGATGCGGTCACCCTGTCCCCCTATCTGGGATATGATTCCATCGGTCCCTTTGTCGAGGAATATCCCGACAAGGGCAGCTACATACTAACCAAGACGTCGAACAAGAGTTCCGGCGAAATACAGGATGTTTCGTATAACGGCGCTCCGTTCTATGAATACATGGCGGCCATGATCCTGAAATGGCACCATCCCGGTATGGGTTCCGTTGTGGGTGCCACCTATCCCGAACAGCTCGACGCCATATCTTCTATTTTCATCGCGTCGGGGAAAGAGGTTCCCCTGCTGATTCCCGGTGTGGGAACCCAGGGTGGAAGCCTGGCGGAGGTGCTCCGGAGCCTTAAAAAATTTCCCGACATGCGCATTCACCGGATTAATTCCTCCAGCGCCATCAATTACGCCTACAAAAAGAATCCCGGTATTCATTATGCCGACGCGGCAGTTGAAGCCCTGAAACAGCTCAATGAAGAGATAGGGAGCATGTAATGACCAGGGACGCTCTGGACAGGGCGCGGGACACCGTTCTCATAGTGACGTCCCATGAAAAACTGGCCCGGGAAATAATTTTTTCTCTGGGCCCGGGATACGCGGCGACCCGGGCGGCAAACGCCACGGAAGCCTTCAGCTTCATGACCTTCCAGCGGCCGGGAGTGATCATTGCCGACAGTGATCTTCCGGAGAAGAGCGGCATCGAGTTCCTGCATAACATTCGGGGCGGGTACCAGACCAAGCTGATACCCTTTATCATGATATCCCGAAAGGACAATACGCAGCAGCGTATCCGGGCCATAGAGGCGGGAGCCGATGCCTATCTCAAGTACCCCTTTCTCGGCGAGGAACTGAGGGCCTTTGTGGCCTCCAAGCTGCATAAGTACCGGGAATTCTATCTTCTCTCCATCACCGATGAGCTGACACGTCTCTATAACAGAAAAGAGTTTATCAAAAAATTCAATGACGAGACCGATGTCAGAAATTCGGGGACCATCGCCCTGGCTATTCTGGACCTGGATTTTTTCAAGCGGGTGAACGATTTATACGGCCACCAGATGGGGGACCAGGTTCTGCAGAAACTGGCCGAGATGCTTCGCGGAAGAAGCTCTTCCTCGTTTTTCCCCGCCCGCTTCGGCGGAGAGGAATTCGTTATTCTCTTTCCCGGGTTCAATACGGACCAGGCGAAGGTTGTCATGGAACGCCTTCTCCATGATTTTTCCCTCGTGCCTTTTAAAACAGAAAAGACAACTTTCTACGTGACATTCAGCGCCGGGATCGCTGAATATCCCGCCATGGCTTCCAATATATCGGAACTCCTTTCCCGATCGGACCAGGCCCTGTACGCCGCCAAAGAAGACGGCCGAAACCGGATCTATTCATTCAGCCCCATCATGGCCAGGAATGACAAGTTCTGGGAATATCTTCGTTCGAACCGGGGGGTATTCATCGACAGCAGGGGTTGTGATTCTATCACAAAACTCCCGTATCTGCCCCAGCTCCTGGAAACCGTGGTGAACCTTGATTTTGAGCTTAACAGTATCGGGGTACTCGTGATCCGGTTCAGGCCCCTTTTTGATTTTGAAAAATATTTCGGCACGAAGAACTATTACTATGACATCGAAAATATCTCCATTATCATACAGAAATCCATAGAGCTCATATTCCCCACGGACATGTACGTGGGGCACAGCGATATTTTCGACCGGGAGTTTTTACTGCTGTTCCCCAGTATAATTGACTTCACCCTTAATACTGAAAGATTCAATGAAATTTGCCGTGAAATCTGCACGACAATTCAATACAGCCTCAGTGAATTTTCCATGAATATGGAGTGTTCCTTCGGCATCATCCCGTATGAACGAATGAATCCCCACGGCATGTACCGTTCCATCAATGCCATACGCGGTGAAATGAGTATCCATTCCGACAAGAGTGAAAAATTTATCAATTATCTGAAGACCATGGGCAATGGCGGCGGATCAGAGGACCTTCATGAAATCATGGAAATCAAGAATTTCTATTCCATTGATCTCCTGGAGCCCCTGTACCAGTATCCGGCCCTGAAGGAGCCTCTTTCCCGCGATACATTTTTCAGCGCGATTCTGGAGGAAAGCATTACCGGCAGGGAGAGTCTCGGGACATTTCTTGTCGCCCTCAGGGGCGTCGTTCCCGGGGACACGGGGCTGCCGCTTCTTCTTCCCTGGATATCATCCATTTCCTTTGACGAATACGTTGATATAGCCGCGGGGGTTTTCGGCGAAAGGGAGCTTGTTATTCTCATCAATGAGAGCGGTATACCTGCCGTATTGAAGTCCGGCTACATCAATACTCCCGCGTCGCTTCCCGGTACGGTGAGCATCGGGCTCGATAACTGCTTCATCGGCGCAGATATCCTGGGGTACCTTTCCATCATGGATTTCAGGGTATGCATTTTTTCCGAGAACATCTCCCGCAAGCTCCACCATTTCAAGGACCGGATCAAGATCATCAGCGGACTCATTCTTTTTCTCGACCAGGTGGGAATTCCCGCCCTGGCCCGGAACGTGCAGCTTGAGGAGGAATATCATATCCTCCGCGACCTGCACATTTCCTGCGCCGGCGGCGCTTATCTGGAAACCATCAGGGAAGGCATCATGGAAGAGGCGCCGCTGAAGCTGTGATCACCGCTTTGTTTTTTCCATAATGCATGTTTACAGAAAGGACGAGAAGAGCGCGAAGGCAAAAGCCCGGTCAGGTGATTTGGCGTTTCTTTGTACCCGCCTTCATCATGCTCCATACAACCATGTGATGAAAAGGCCGGATCAGGTTGAAATACACCGGCCCGGTCCAGTGAAGATACCTGACGGACGTGAATACGTGATACCGTGTACAATTCGAACTTAATTTTTCCGCTATGACACCGAATAACGCCGTTAAGTGTTTATCGTCGGGTGTTTCTGAAACCCAGTACTTATCCTCTTTTGCATCACGCACAATAAAGAATGACGCTTTTTCGCCGGGCGTAAAGGAAAGATCCTCCGGTTTTATTGAGGGCAATATCTCCGGCTTTTCATGACGAACCAGCCCGAGGATGCCTACAAGAAATTCCCTGATTCTATACAGAGAAACCATCCACCAGGGATAGTAAGAGAGCATTCCGGAAATGAAACTTCTTAAATCGATATCACTCTCAATGGTTTTAACATCGATATGATCCGCATTCTGGAAATAAATCTCAAACTCTTTGTATTTTTGAATTATATTCATTTTGTGATTCATATAACGACAAAATGAGCTGTGCGAACCGCTGGTGAAGACTCCTTTAGCAAATCAGTTTAATCTCAACTGAATGGTTGAACTGCTTCAAATAAAGCGGGTCGAATCAGGCTCGATTTAATGTTAGATTTATTTTCTTATTGTGATTAATTCCTCTTAGACTTGATGACGATAAAAACCTAATAAATCATAATTATAACTTAAATTTGAACCATTGAAATTTGATATAGCTATTAATTGAACGTCAATTTCTTCCATGTTAAAGAGCCTAATTATATCAGTAGTATATTCTTCATCATGTAACCACTCAAATGTGTTAGCAAGTTCCCTTCCTAGCTTTGTGATTATTATTACATTTATAGTTTTCTCTTTAATATTATTATTCCACGATATACGCCAGCCTCTATTTCCACATATCAAAGTTGAATCACTTTTTAAATTTACACTACGATTTGTAATCAATCCTACTTCTTTGAGTGTTTCTAAATCTTTTGAACTTATTCCAATAGAAGAATTATTTTTTATAAAAATAAACATTTCCTTTGGCTCGGGTAAATACAATGTTCTATGTTTCGCTATTTTGGTAAATATATCCTGTTCCTCTTTTGAAAGTGTTCTTAGTATTTTATCTGGTAACTCTTCTAGCATTTTATTCGCATTAAAGAAATATATTGGATTCCAAGATTTTACTTTCATCTTTACTTGTTGATCTTTTGTATTTCTCATAGGGAAAAATGAAATTCGGTGAGGATTATCTTCGATGTTAATACTTGATGTTAATTTAGCTTTTTCAATTGAAATGCATCTATTGATAATTGCATTAAAAAATAAACTAAGTTTTTTAAAATGAAAATCAATAAAATCAGTAGTTGTCCAATAATATTTTTGAGTTAATGGTGTATCAAGATTAGGATATCCATCTAATTGTTTTGGAATTGGGAGATAACCAATTTCAACAGGAGGTGATATTGCTTGAATAGGGGGAGAAATTTGATGTATCCATCTATTACGTGTTGCAACAATACTATCAGAGGTAGGTCTATTTTCAGTTAGCCATACTTCTAGTGATTTTATGTGAGAACCAATTATATCATCTGAATTAGCTATTCCCTCACGAAATGCATGGTGTCTTAAATCACATTTTTTTTCCGGACGTCCAAGATTTAAATAACTATTTAGGAAAAGTCCTATAGAATCAAGAGATGCTTTTCCATGAGAAATGAAATCGAAAATTGCTTTTGAATGCTGCGCCTGTCCTACCGGGTCAAAGGGAAGAACACCTTCTTCGAATTGTTTTGAAATTCCACTTTCTATAGCTATTGCTTCTAAACCTGCAATTTTTGCCCATTGTAATTTTATAAGGGAATCGATAAGAGCTTTGTATTTTTCCGACTTAATTTCAGATTCTTTTACAAGTTGAGATAGTAAGACAATTTCCTTATAACCTATTTCAGGCAAGAAATCAAATGCTACACGGACAAAAAAGTGAGGAGCTTTCTCAGGCAATTTAATGTCATTATTCATTAAATTTTTCCTTTATTAATTGTTTTAGAATATTTTTCTATATTCTTGCCGCATAATAAGTTTTTGCAAATTCAAATCTAACGCTAAAGGTCACGAGGCCTGAAGCGCCAGCGCAAGGCTCCCGTGCACCTGTTTGTTCGGCTCTCATTTATTCTCAGAATTAGTCCAAAGAGATTTAAGGTATACTTTAGGATCAGTATTACTAGGCAATCTCTCTCTAAAAATAAGGCCCTTAAATGTCACTTCTGGACGTTTATTAATTTCATCAGACACAACAGCCGTATAAACAAGCTGATATAATGATAAATCTGAATAAGATTGGCCTTTGGCTATGTATGATGAACCAATTATTATTGGTATACTCGTTTGATCAAAAATTTTCACATAACCTGTTTCCCTGAGTACATTTTTTTCAAGGTAGCCTTCAATATAACCTCGAATGATTACGAGAGATAGCATGAAATCAGGTTGAGATATATTCCATTTGTCTTTATCAAGTTGTGGAGGTAGATGAACTGCAGCGCACTGTAATTGTATATTTGTATCTATCGTAGAAAGAAAAAGTTTATCATTGCTTTTGTTTATTGTCCCTCTATAAATTGCAGATCTGGAAGCAATAAAATCTTCTGTTGTTAAATTCAAAGCTTTCTCAGATATTGAACAACTTCTTATGGACACAACAATTGCGATTAATGAAAAAATTATAGATCCCACAGAGATTATAACTGTAGATGAAAACCATGTTTTTTTTCTTTCATCATCATTCATATTTTCTTACCTGTATTAGCCTAACAATTCTTCTACAGATATTCCGTAAATATGCACAATATTAATAAAAATTGCTCTAAAAAGTCAACGACAATCGTATGTATAGTAGAAAATGATTTTTAAATTCTGTATTCCACGCTTAAAAGAATGATAAAAGGCATTCAAAAGTAAATGTATTTTTAGATGTTCCCTGAACATACTTCGCGGCCTTCGCGCTCTTCTTGTAAAAATTCTTATCATTGAGATAAATATCCCTCTTTCCGGAATTTTGGGAAAGAGTGTTCTACAGCGACACAGTGGCACAGAGTTTTTAAGGGCAATATTTTTTCTATATTGAATGCTATTTTACGATGGTACAAATGCCATTTGAACAAATAGATAAAATATTTCTTGCAGCTAAACTTTATCAAGAAATCAAACTCTCTGTGTCTCCGTGCCTCTGTGGCAAATTATCTTTTTTCTCATCAGGTAAAATATTACTACCGCACCTGCCGGTAATAAATCCTCCGCATCTCGTAAAAGAATTCCAGGTATTCCGTCTTTTTATAATCAGGATAGGTCCAGGGCCAGAACCGGAACTGCTTTCCGGAATAGTGGTATTCATTTTCCAGGTACACGCCCTTTTGCAGATACACGCGGTGATAGAAGTCCTTGCATGAGGCCAGGAAGACATTGGCGAGGGTCATGTACCCGGGATCAATATTGACGCGGCGCTGCCCGCCCGTGGAGTGGATATCTTCAAGGGAATTGGTGAGGAGCTTGATAGCGGCGATTTCCTCCCGATCCATAAGTCTCTCAAATGAAAGGAGTACTTTGTACAGGGGCTCGCCGATTTCACGGTAGTATTCCGTGTTGTCGAAAAGGATGGGGCCGCTGCAGAGATCGGAAGGGCCGAAATGCTCATTCAGTTTTTCTTCTATAGAGGAGAGATCGGCGGAATCCCTGTAGAGGATGCCGGCGAAGAGTTTTGCTTTTTCGGGAATTAATGGCTCAGCCACGTTTTTGCTTCTCCGCGATCCATTTCGCCAACTCGTAGTCAAAGGTCGTGGTTATTTTGAAATTTTCCGGACTTCCCTGGACAGCCGCA
The Spirochaetae bacterium HGW-Spirochaetae-1 DNA segment above includes these coding regions:
- a CDS encoding inositol monophosphatase, translating into MHDILSFADKTAREAGDILMGGFRSKDTIISYKSRTNLVTNMDRASEEYIVKKISGRFPDHTIIAEEGSRKETKGEFIWYVDPLDATNNYAHGLPIFCVSLGVYSRDMNCVVAGVIYDPFHDELFSAVKNNGAHLNGHSIHVSTIDDIGIAVLATGFPYEKENPEKNNLRQFNRILPHIQGIRRMGSAAIDLSYVACGRLDGYWESELCSWDMAAGSLIVREAGGSVTRYDGSAADPEFPQIVASNGLIHARILEFLAEA
- a CDS encoding putative toxin-antitoxin system toxin component, PIN family; this translates as MKIVLDSNIIIAAFSTRGMCSAVFELSVEKYEVLISTQILGEVTKNLEKKFKMPDRNIRQIVDYLKEFCILSEYTRIPESVSRDKDDDGIISLAYHNAAKFIVTGDKDLLMIKKYKAVQIVTPREFWETAKKDKSL
- a CDS encoding CopG family transcriptional regulator — protein: MNQTITIRIPEEMKKDLDELSKSEHKPVSDLVRESIRRYVAINRFRQLHNMVLPFAEAQGILTDEDVFDIMGTSKN
- a CDS encoding DUF4416 domain-containing protein; amino-acid sequence: MTTSWRNGSRRSKNVAEPLIPEKAKLFAGILYRDSADLSSIEEKLNEHFGPSDLCSGPILFDNTEYYREIGEPLYKVLLSFERLMDREEIAAIKLLTNSLEDIHSTGGQRRVNIDPGYMTLANVFLASCKDFYHRVYLQKGVYLENEYHYSGKQFRFWPWTYPDYKKTEYLEFFYEMRRIYYRQVR
- a CDS encoding O-acetyl-ADP-ribose deacetylase, coding for MHDTGKILRHIHVKQGDITGEETDAIVNAANPSLLGGGGVDGAIHRAAGPGLLNECRGLGGCRHGEARITGGHNLKARYVIHTPGPIYRGGKDGERNILQSSYHNSMNLAREKGCTSISFPAISTGVYGYPRDEACRVAVDTVIDFMKSEEYLIDVYFVLFDNDNYSRYVKYVKELQDGI
- a CDS encoding long-chain fatty acid--CoA ligase, whose product is MEFREFNNLYEMLKKTVDASPKGKAYTWFPQAGKTESITWQGYLGDIRKAAKSLIALGVKKEDKVNIISYTNYRWILMDMAITGIGACTVGIYQTLLAGDCRYIINHSDAVLIFVENETQLHKVYEIKSEIPLIRKVILLNGSYEGDDWVISFDDFMKLGEVVPDSDLEAMLSAVRQDDIATLVYTSGTTGVPKGAMLTHENAIISPQIVQGSLHLQGDEEQFVFLPLAHIYARLIVYTAVLMNIPVTLSRSMDTIVEDIKIARPHFFCSVPRIFEKVYSKVLSGAEAKGGAALKIFNWARYTGYQVSDCLLDDIPVPLSLRFKYALASKLVFSKLKDALGGRIRFCVSGAAPLEPSIAKFFHAAGILILEGIGMTENMSFSHVNRFDDYRFGWVGLPGPGVEQKIASDGEVLLRGRNVMKGYYKMPEETKEALTEDGWLHTGDVGEIDRRGFLRITGRKKDLIITSGGKNIAPSAIEGLLATSKYISQVCVIGDRRNYLSALITLDEGNIKDYARGRDLKHDNFESLMRNREIYSLIGQEIDEKNRSLASFESIKKFAIVPEFTIENDLLTPTLKVKRNKVVSRYAAIIDTLYKDEINPTQEEKEFIERRKLRDRRRAPLDSWVSKTFERRIMERRTAASL
- the pyrF gene encoding orotidine-5'-phosphate decarboxylase, giving the protein MNYTERLKEASDRFDSIVCLGLDPVVEDIPEKGEPAECILRFYENILDKIVQKKVFPGSVKPNYAFYAQYGLKSIETLEKIVGLYAREGIPVILDVKRGDIGKTAQAYAREAYEYFKADAVTLSPYLGYDSIGPFVEEYPDKGSYILTKTSNKSSGEIQDVSYNGAPFYEYMAAMILKWHHPGMGSVVGATYPEQLDAISSIFIASGKEVPLLIPGVGTQGGSLAEVLRSLKKFPDMRIHRINSSSAINYAYKKNPGIHYADAAVEALKQLNEEIGSM
- a CDS encoding DUF2867 domain-containing protein, with protein sequence MNHKMNIIQKYKEFEIYFQNADHIDVKTIESDIDLRSFISGMLSYYPWWMVSLYRIREFLVGILGLVRHEKPEILPSIKPEDLSFTPGEKASFFIVRDAKEDKYWVSETPDDKHLTALFGVIAEKLSSNCTRYHVFTSVRYLHWTGPVYFNLIRPFHHMVVWSMMKAGTKKRQIT